In Salvia hispanica cultivar TCC Black 2014 unplaced genomic scaffold, UniMelb_Shisp_WGS_1.0 HiC_scaffold_789, whole genome shotgun sequence, a single window of DNA contains:
- the LOC125200061 gene encoding LOW QUALITY PROTEIN: protein TIFY 4B-like (The sequence of the model RefSeq protein was modified relative to this genomic sequence to represent the inferred CDS: inserted 3 bases in 2 codons), protein MPESSPAPPEETAAKSPLDKPLHLLTEDDIAQVTREDCRRYLKEKGMRRPSWNKSQAIQQVIMLKTLLESTPDSDAAGARKRLRISRPNNTDISSNVAMESVPRGTTAEAENSLSAEETTPHSVKDLDKPDSSGGLSSXFAAAKDESAQLRTPGSRNMPIGQMTIFYCGKVNVYDDVPADKVRALMHIAASPLQVPDEQLVDGSVGLQPLPCIPKTVSSSHQDSAVLILPTLPAEKINESTSLPGEETKKLXEETPVEGPSTRKASVQRYLEKRKDR, encoded by the exons ATGCCGGAATCTAGCCCCGCGCCGCCGGAGGAGACCGCCGCTAAGTCGCCGCTCGACAAGCCGCTCCACCTGCTCACGGAGGATGACATTGCTCAGGTCACTCGCGAAGACTGCCGCCGTTACCTCAAGGAGAAAG GAATGAGGAGGCCTTCGTGGAACAAGTCTCAGGCGATTCAGCAAGTGATAATGCTCAAGACGCTCCTCGAATCGACGCCGGATTCGGACGCTGCTGGTGCGCGCAAGCGCCTCCGCATTTCGCGCCCTAACAATACCGATATCAGCAGCAATGTTGCTATGGAGAGT GTTCCTAGAGGAACAACTGCAGAGGCGGAGAATTCTTTATCCGCTGAGGAAACGACGCCGCATTCTGTGAAAGATCTCGACAAACCTGATTCTTCGGGTGGTTTGTCTA CGTTTGCCGCCGCAAAGGATGAATCTGCTCAGCTTAG AACCCCAGGTTCGAGAAATATGCCTATCGGCCAAATGACAATATTCTATTGTGGCAAAGTGAATGTGTATGATGATGTCCCCGCAGATAAG GTACGGGCATTAATGCATATTGCTGCAAGTCCTCTACAGGTTCCGGATGAACAGCTAGTTGATGGTTCTGTAGGACTGCAACCTTTACCGTGCATCCCGAAAACCGTTAGCTCTTCTCATCAGGATTCAGCTGTTCTTATCTTGCCAACTCTCCCAGCAG agaaaataaatgaaagcaCCTCACTGCCTggagaagaaacaaaaaagcT CGAAGAAACCCCTG TGGAAGGACCGTCAACCAGAAAAGCATCTGTACAAAGATACCTTGAGAAGAGAAAAGACAG GTGA